One genomic window of Leptospira paudalimensis includes the following:
- a CDS encoding alpha/beta hydrolase family esterase — translation MLTIPFSFVCKSLPSIVPVKDHTLESIVSDGIIRNFRYYIPKNRNESKLPIVFVLHGGGGSGEGMIYLSRMTEKAEEYGFIVVYPDGYGNRWNDGRKIPHSLTDKRNTKDVQFFRDMVYFLDKKIPVDTSRIHAVGISNGGFMTQRLLCEANDLFRSGYSVAAVTSKGLTEICPKPPIKSIGFIMGTSDDVVPYTGGIVSIPKDMSPKAERIPAGEVLSFVDSLSYWSSAFPCKEEIKTKKRHMNRFWKRDIEYSKLSDCSGDDVVEGYLIPGGGHIWPNGFYYQNEKQYGYLSKDLDTREIVLQFFRKTESKEKLVNNASFGN, via the coding sequence ATGTTAACGATTCCATTTTCTTTTGTTTGTAAATCTCTTCCTTCTATTGTTCCTGTAAAGGACCATACTTTAGAATCCATAGTGTCTGATGGGATCATCCGTAATTTCCGTTATTACATTCCAAAGAATAGAAATGAGTCGAAGTTACCTATAGTTTTTGTCTTACATGGTGGCGGTGGAAGTGGTGAGGGAATGATTTATCTTTCTCGCATGACAGAAAAAGCAGAAGAATACGGATTTATTGTCGTTTATCCAGATGGATATGGGAATCGATGGAATGATGGAAGGAAAATTCCACATTCTCTCACTGACAAAAGAAACACAAAAGATGTTCAATTTTTTCGGGATATGGTCTATTTCCTCGATAAAAAAATACCTGTGGATACAAGTCGTATCCATGCAGTAGGTATTTCCAATGGTGGATTCATGACACAACGTTTGTTATGTGAAGCAAATGATTTGTTCCGTTCGGGATATTCTGTTGCTGCCGTAACATCCAAAGGTCTAACGGAAATTTGTCCCAAACCACCAATCAAATCAATTGGTTTTATCATGGGTACCTCTGATGATGTTGTTCCTTATACAGGAGGAATTGTATCCATACCAAAAGATATGAGTCCAAAAGCGGAACGAATTCCGGCTGGTGAAGTTTTGTCATTTGTAGATTCACTTTCGTATTGGAGTTCTGCCTTTCCCTGCAAAGAAGAAATCAAAACAAAAAAACGTCATATGAATCGTTTTTGGAAACGAGACATTGAATATTCAAAACTGTCCGATTGTTCAGGTGACGATGTTGTGGAAGGTTATTTAATTCCTGGTGGAGGGCATATTTGGCCTAATGGATTTTATTACCAAAATGAAAAACAATATGGATACCTAAGTAAGGACTTGGATACGAGGGAGATTGTGTTACAATTTTTCCGAAAAACAGAATCTAAAGAAAAGTTGGTAAACAATGCATCATTCGGAAATTAG
- a CDS encoding YgaP family membrane protein: MFQNMGLYDRVIRVVVGLVLGGLYLGGIVEGTTAIVLFVIGLVMIATSAIGFCPAYLPFKISTKGK; the protein is encoded by the coding sequence ATGTTTCAAAATATGGGATTATATGACAGAGTCATTCGTGTTGTAGTGGGCCTTGTGTTAGGTGGTTTGTATTTAGGTGGTATTGTGGAAGGAACCACTGCAATTGTATTGTTCGTAATTGGTTTAGTAATGATTGCGACTTCTGCAATTGGCTTTTGTCCAGCATACTTACCTTTCAAAATTTCAACCAAAGGAAAATAA
- a CDS encoding WbuC family cupin fold metalloprotein, which produces MQEIQIIDSDLIGNLISKAQNAERKRTNHNFHEQKEVYQRFLNVLSKNTYISPHRHLSDPKPETFVVLEGEIGFLIFSEDGKIKESHKLSSKGPKRGIDLQPGVWHSLVCLSDVAVCFEGKSGPYDPTVDKEFHPKYPLEGDTKVKETIQYFESQFI; this is translated from the coding sequence TTGCAGGAAATACAAATCATTGATTCCGACTTAATCGGAAACCTCATTTCAAAAGCACAAAACGCTGAACGGAAACGAACAAACCATAACTTCCACGAACAAAAGGAAGTGTACCAAAGGTTTCTCAATGTTCTTTCTAAGAATACATATATTTCACCTCACAGACATTTGTCGGACCCAAAACCAGAAACCTTTGTTGTACTCGAAGGGGAAATTGGATTTTTAATCTTTTCAGAAGATGGAAAAATCAAAGAATCCCACAAATTATCTTCGAAAGGACCAAAACGAGGGATCGATTTACAACCTGGTGTTTGGCATAGTTTGGTCTGTTTGTCAGATGTAGCAGTCTGTTTCGAAGGAAAATCAGGTCCCTACGATCCAACTGTTGATAAAGAATTCCACCCGAAGTATCCACTCGAAGGAGATACCAAAGTCAAAGAAACAATTCAATATTTTGAGTCCCAATTCATATGA
- a CDS encoding nucleoside deaminase — MKRYTIEISKHKNEIPSYSEILTKDGEFLTSSFNSVEQTLNPTKHSEILAIEAALSLTDGRYLSDHILLTALEPCLLCAGAILRVKLPEVVYFVPAKPGEGISSYTTESIYLLNHFPKCTLIPKSHIKFEFLSFFKEKR; from the coding sequence TTGAAACGATACACAATAGAAATCTCCAAACATAAAAACGAAATCCCTTCTTATTCGGAAATTTTAACAAAAGATGGGGAGTTTTTAACTTCCTCTTTTAATTCCGTCGAACAAACATTAAATCCAACAAAACACAGCGAAATTTTGGCCATTGAAGCTGCACTTTCTCTTACCGATGGGCGTTACCTTTCAGACCATATCTTACTCACTGCTCTTGAGCCATGTTTACTCTGTGCTGGTGCCATTTTACGAGTGAAACTTCCCGAGGTAGTCTACTTTGTTCCTGCAAAACCAGGAGAAGGAATTTCCTCTTACACAACAGAATCCATTTACCTCTTGAACCATTTTCCAAAATGCACTCTCATACCAAAGTCGCACATAAAATTTGAATTTCTTAGTTTTTTCAAAGAGAAAAGGTAG
- the dnaX gene encoding DNA polymerase III subunit gamma/tau, producing MSENHQVLFRKYRPQFFRDVIYQDLAVGSLQNAFKSKKIGHAYIFIGPRGVGKTTIARILAKRLNCERPDGVEPCNECTSCLEITKGNSNDVFEIDAASNSGVDNIRELRENVKFNAMGGKYRVYILDEVHMLSGAAFNALLKTLEEPPAHVVFILATTEYHKIPETILSRCQDFHFRKVPVTVLQSYIETLCTKEGLKYDSEGLFWIAKKGDGSVRDTLSFMEQAVIFTDGNLTGAKLRKMIGYHGIDTFTDFLNQLIDTSQSAQIFETLENLFQAGIDLSKFIWDFIEFLNSLLLIKDNLADRESINIPQEDLQKLKQNYRELDREILVLLAERIFSIHEKLNLMKLRSSYEMKVYLEIQFRKLILDREKPSVSGLLAKISELTKLVQGDISILPDSIEPVKKQIQTPATTQEKQIPNPITQPIAKIESPTPEIKTQIPNAPTMEKNPNAKDSNASGNNSEDMEKLLKEKFSGMEVDPKQFKNL from the coding sequence ATGAGCGAAAACCACCAAGTACTCTTTCGAAAATACCGACCACAGTTCTTTCGGGATGTAATTTACCAAGACCTTGCTGTTGGTTCTTTACAAAACGCATTTAAGTCGAAAAAAATTGGACATGCTTATATCTTCATTGGCCCAAGAGGTGTTGGAAAAACAACGATCGCAAGGATCCTTGCAAAAAGGCTCAATTGTGAACGCCCAGATGGTGTTGAACCTTGTAATGAATGTACTTCTTGTTTAGAAATCACAAAGGGAAATTCAAATGATGTTTTTGAAATTGATGCGGCATCCAACAGTGGAGTTGATAATATCCGTGAATTAAGAGAAAATGTAAAATTCAATGCGATGGGGGGAAAGTACCGCGTTTATATTTTGGACGAGGTACATATGCTCAGCGGAGCTGCCTTCAATGCACTGCTCAAAACACTAGAAGAACCTCCTGCCCATGTCGTTTTTATTTTAGCAACAACAGAGTATCATAAAATCCCTGAAACAATTTTATCACGTTGCCAAGACTTTCATTTTCGAAAAGTACCTGTGACCGTTTTACAATCTTACATTGAAACACTTTGTACGAAGGAAGGACTTAAATACGATTCGGAAGGATTATTTTGGATCGCAAAAAAAGGAGATGGTTCTGTTCGAGATACCTTATCCTTTATGGAACAAGCGGTTATATTCACTGACGGGAATTTAACAGGAGCTAAATTAAGAAAAATGATTGGGTATCATGGAATCGATACCTTTACTGATTTTCTGAACCAACTCATTGATACTTCACAGAGTGCTCAAATATTCGAAACCTTAGAAAATTTATTCCAAGCAGGAATTGATCTTAGTAAATTCATATGGGATTTTATCGAATTTTTAAATTCACTACTTCTCATCAAAGACAACTTAGCGGATCGCGAATCAATTAACATTCCTCAAGAAGACTTACAAAAACTCAAACAAAACTACCGCGAACTTGATCGTGAAATTTTAGTTTTACTCGCTGAAAGAATTTTTTCCATTCACGAAAAATTGAATTTAATGAAACTTCGAAGTTCCTATGAGATGAAAGTGTATCTGGAAATTCAATTTCGAAAATTAATTTTAGACAGAGAGAAACCAAGTGTTTCTGGTTTATTAGCAAAGATTTCAGAATTAACAAAACTCGTACAAGGAGACATTAGTATCCTTCCTGATTCGATTGAACCGGTTAAAAAACAAATCCAAACTCCAGCTACCACTCAAGAAAAACAGATTCCAAACCCAATTACACAACCGATTGCAAAAATAGAATCTCCAACACCAGAGATCAAAACTCAAATTCCGAATGCTCCGACAATGGAAAAGAATCCGAATGCCAAAGATTCCAATGCTAGCGGAAATAATTCAGAGGATATGGAGAAATTATTAAAGGAAAAATTCTCTGGTATGGAAGTGGATCCAAAACAATTTAAAAATTTATAA
- a CDS encoding class I SAM-dependent RNA methyltransferase, with the protein MEKLQIKLEKWANGGYCLSHHDGHAVFVEGGIPGETVDISLTKQGNKEWFGFVTSVIESSPLRVPSDCPVYLECGGCSYRHISYEEEVKVKTSLLELMFREWVGKVEVVTGPSVGYRNNVQWQVEGGQIGFFAKNTHRIIPDSSSHCKNVDKRLLIENPNDFAILSKQKPKQTRLPKTQNKANSLSLRLSQNAVVQYEKEETKFEFLSTKLTVPAKGFFQINQFLLENWIQKIKSLLPKDANVLELFCGCGTIGITLRDRIKSLYGIESHEKSIQYANQNAKANGITTYQYAVLDLYQKHIPKDLKTFPTWIVNPPRAGLSKGIIETAEMLKPKEIVYSSCNPSTLRRDVTSLKEIGYEMDHLSLFDFFPRTNHYEVLVRLRKRK; encoded by the coding sequence ATGGAAAAGTTGCAGATAAAATTAGAAAAGTGGGCCAATGGTGGTTACTGTCTTTCTCACCATGATGGGCATGCTGTGTTTGTAGAAGGTGGAATCCCAGGTGAAACTGTGGACATAAGTCTTACGAAACAAGGCAACAAGGAATGGTTTGGATTTGTGACTTCAGTGATTGAATCCTCACCACTAAGGGTCCCTTCTGACTGCCCTGTGTATCTGGAATGTGGTGGGTGTAGTTACCGGCACATTTCCTACGAAGAGGAAGTGAAAGTGAAAACTTCCCTATTGGAATTGATGTTCCGGGAATGGGTTGGTAAAGTAGAGGTGGTAACCGGACCAAGTGTTGGGTATCGCAATAATGTACAATGGCAAGTGGAAGGTGGACAAATTGGGTTTTTTGCGAAAAACACCCACCGAATCATTCCCGATTCATCCTCACATTGTAAGAATGTCGATAAACGATTGTTAATTGAAAACCCAAACGATTTTGCTATTCTTTCCAAACAAAAGCCGAAACAGACCCGATTGCCAAAAACACAAAACAAAGCGAATTCCCTTTCACTACGTTTGTCCCAAAATGCAGTGGTGCAGTACGAAAAAGAAGAAACAAAGTTTGAATTTTTGAGTACTAAACTCACGGTTCCTGCAAAAGGATTTTTTCAAATCAACCAATTCTTATTGGAAAATTGGATTCAGAAAATTAAGTCCTTGTTACCCAAGGATGCAAATGTTTTGGAACTCTTTTGTGGATGTGGAACCATCGGTATTACCTTACGCGATCGAATCAAATCGCTTTATGGAATTGAATCTCATGAAAAAAGCATTCAATATGCTAATCAAAATGCAAAAGCCAATGGAATCACAACCTATCAATATGCAGTTTTGGATTTGTACCAAAAACATATACCCAAAGATCTTAAAACTTTTCCTACATGGATTGTGAATCCACCAAGAGCTGGGTTATCCAAAGGAATCATTGAGACAGCAGAAATGCTAAAGCCAAAGGAGATTGTTTATTCCAGCTGTAATCCAAGTACTTTGCGAAGGGACGTAACTTCCCTGAAAGAGATAGGTTATGAAATGGACCATTTGAGTTTGTTTGATTTTTTTCCTAGAACCAATCATTATGAGGTGTTGGTGCGATTACGAAAACGGAAATGA
- a CDS encoding glycosyltransferase family 4 protein, which produces MQKKIGYDARMIENSGIGIRIQHILKFWPLNEKDAKLYLFGDPILLKKYEVPKHAEIIEYKAKIYSPKEFLGHPQMAEMDVLDIPHFNVPLKYLRKCIVTIHDLIPYHFKETHSSFIKRLYIQIVFRSIKWLAKSIITVSNYTKEDLIKSFGYRRDRITVIYNGIDLKNFSKRSETQLDVFLKKHKLPNEYLFTVGIGKSHKNFPFLLSQLESLWNEKHLKLPLVVGGISKEIPKELLDFQKQNSKRIYFLSHLPYDELPLAYQGATLFVYPSLFEGFGFPVLEAQAMGTPVFSSNATVLPEVLGKGFDAFDPKDPISFSEQLLSLLKDKTRLLELRKLGKENAKSFTWSFALKTLEILYKKQLG; this is translated from the coding sequence ATGCAAAAAAAAATTGGCTATGATGCAAGGATGATCGAAAATTCTGGGATTGGAATTCGCATCCAACATATACTAAAATTTTGGCCCTTAAACGAAAAGGACGCCAAACTTTATCTATTCGGAGATCCCATCCTTCTCAAAAAATATGAAGTTCCAAAACATGCAGAAATCATAGAATACAAAGCAAAAATTTATTCTCCAAAGGAATTTTTAGGCCATCCCCAAATGGCGGAGATGGATGTCTTGGACATACCCCATTTTAATGTTCCACTCAAGTACCTTCGTAAATGTATCGTTACAATTCATGACTTAATCCCTTATCACTTTAAGGAAACCCATAGTTCCTTTATAAAACGATTGTATATACAAATCGTTTTTCGTTCCATTAAATGGTTAGCCAAGAGTATCATAACTGTTTCTAATTATACAAAAGAAGATTTAATCAAAAGTTTTGGTTATAGAAGGGATCGAATTACAGTTATTTATAATGGAATTGATTTAAAAAATTTTTCAAAACGATCAGAGACACAACTGGATGTGTTTCTTAAAAAACATAAATTACCAAATGAGTATCTCTTTACCGTTGGGATCGGTAAATCTCACAAAAATTTTCCATTCTTATTATCGCAATTGGAATCGTTATGGAATGAGAAACACCTCAAACTTCCCCTTGTGGTTGGAGGGATTAGTAAAGAAATCCCAAAAGAATTATTGGATTTCCAAAAACAAAATTCAAAACGAATTTATTTCCTCTCTCATCTACCTTATGATGAGTTACCTCTTGCTTACCAAGGAGCAACTTTGTTTGTCTATCCTTCACTCTTTGAAGGGTTTGGTTTTCCCGTTTTAGAGGCACAAGCCATGGGAACTCCCGTCTTTTCTTCCAATGCGACAGTGTTACCTGAAGTGTTAGGAAAAGGGTTTGATGCGTTTGATCCGAAGGACCCAATTTCCTTTTCCGAACAACTTCTTTCCCTTCTCAAAGACAAAACTCGCCTTTTAGAGTTACGTAAACTCGGGAAAGAAAATGCCAAATCGTTTACTTGGTCATTTGCTTTAAAAACACTCGAGATTTTGTACAAAAAACAATTGGGATAA
- a CDS encoding alpha/beta fold hydrolase: MHHSEIRNSSTVFTTLETGSGDPVLFLHGFPDNHKTFSPIMESIAKKGYHCIAPVMRGYEPSTISHANKLHVVDLVNDVLGWMDDRRWDTVHLVGHNWGAIIAYAAGMYYPNRFRSITSLGVPLLKTFQDSFFWAPLQTFHSWYVALFQIPYLAELTIRSNQFALVDFLWKDWSPGFTPNQDHLAEIKSNFQNPGILSSALAYYRNLNDLFTESGRESIVGIFDTHITVPTQVLYGLNDGCFHKNLFEHLLDESDFPRGFRKIGFDHAGHFLHWEKREEVTKLIIEWLEKNS; the protein is encoded by the coding sequence ATGCATCATTCGGAAATTAGAAATTCATCCACTGTATTTACCACATTAGAAACAGGTTCTGGTGACCCTGTCTTATTTTTACATGGTTTTCCTGATAACCATAAAACATTTTCTCCCATCATGGAATCGATCGCTAAAAAAGGCTATCATTGTATAGCACCTGTGATGCGAGGATACGAACCATCTACTATTTCACATGCGAACAAACTACATGTTGTTGATTTAGTGAATGATGTTTTAGGATGGATGGATGATCGCAGATGGGATACTGTTCATCTTGTGGGACACAATTGGGGAGCAATCATTGCCTACGCTGCCGGAATGTACTATCCAAATCGTTTTCGATCCATCACAAGTTTGGGAGTCCCGTTACTCAAAACCTTTCAAGATTCTTTTTTTTGGGCGCCGTTACAAACATTCCATTCGTGGTATGTTGCTCTATTTCAAATTCCCTATTTAGCAGAATTAACCATTCGTTCGAATCAATTTGCCTTGGTTGATTTTTTATGGAAAGACTGGTCACCTGGATTCACGCCTAACCAGGACCATTTGGCCGAAATCAAATCGAATTTCCAAAATCCAGGGATCCTTTCCTCGGCTCTGGCGTATTACCGAAACTTAAATGATTTATTCACAGAATCAGGGAGAGAAAGTATAGTAGGGATTTTTGATACTCACATAACAGTTCCCACCCAAGTGCTTTATGGTTTGAATGATGGATGTTTCCATAAGAATTTATTTGAACACTTACTCGATGAATCTGATTTTCCTCGTGGATTTCGAAAGATTGGCTTTGATCATGCAGGTCACTTCCTCCATTGGGAAAAAAGAGAAGAAGTTACCAAACTGATCATAGAGTGGTTAGAAAAAAATAGCTAG
- the recR gene encoding recombination mediator RecR: MEGFLLSDPQFQKLIQAFSSLPGIGKKSATRIGFHILRMDPSTFQSWLHHIEEAKTKLRFCDECGGLTEEPICSICLSDRRDNGILCVVEQPEDIFFIENTKEYSGKYHVLNGAISPLDGIGPEQLRIKQLMSRLDTGEIKEVLIATNPTLEGDATASYLSTVIKPMEIKITRIAHGITIGGTLEYSDQYTLGKAIKSRLTL; the protein is encoded by the coding sequence ATGGAGGGTTTCCTCCTGTCTGATCCACAATTCCAAAAACTAATCCAAGCATTTTCAAGCCTTCCTGGTATTGGAAAAAAAAGTGCCACTCGTATCGGATTTCATATTCTACGAATGGACCCTAGTACATTCCAATCATGGTTACATCATATTGAAGAAGCCAAGACCAAACTTCGATTTTGTGATGAATGTGGAGGGCTTACAGAAGAACCAATTTGTTCTATTTGTTTATCTGATCGAAGGGATAACGGGATTCTTTGTGTTGTGGAACAACCAGAGGATATCTTTTTCATCGAAAACACAAAAGAATACTCTGGAAAATATCATGTTTTAAATGGAGCCATCTCTCCATTGGATGGAATTGGACCAGAACAATTGCGCATCAAACAACTCATGTCGCGATTGGATACTGGTGAGATCAAGGAAGTTCTCATTGCAACAAATCCGACTCTCGAAGGGGATGCAACTGCTTCTTACTTATCAACAGTGATCAAGCCCATGGAAATCAAAATCACAAGGATAGCTCACGGGATTACGATTGGTGGCACTTTGGAATATTCCGATCAGTATACATTAGGAAAAGCAATCAAGTCTCGATTAACATTATAA
- the folE gene encoding GTP cyclohydrolase I FolE → MENLIEEILKQIGEDPNREGLVKTPNRVKKAYDFLTSGYKADINQLVNGAIFEESTTGMVLVRDIEMYSLCEHHLLPFYGRAHVAYIPNKKIIGISKIPRIVDVFARRLQVQERLTDQIAQAIQETLDPLGVGVVIKAKHLCMMMRGVEKQNSELFTSSLLGVFKTDPTTRSEFLDLIRTGSH, encoded by the coding sequence ATGGAAAACTTAATCGAAGAAATCCTGAAACAAATTGGTGAAGACCCAAATCGAGAGGGTCTTGTGAAAACGCCCAACCGAGTCAAAAAGGCGTATGACTTTTTAACCAGCGGATACAAAGCGGACATCAACCAATTGGTAAACGGGGCTATTTTTGAAGAGAGTACAACGGGAATGGTGCTTGTTCGTGATATCGAAATGTACTCTTTATGTGAACACCACTTACTTCCTTTTTATGGAAGAGCACATGTTGCATACATTCCAAATAAAAAAATCATTGGGATTAGTAAAATTCCAAGAATTGTCGATGTATTTGCACGAAGATTACAAGTCCAGGAACGACTTACCGACCAAATTGCACAGGCGATCCAAGAAACTTTGGACCCACTGGGAGTTGGTGTTGTCATCAAAGCAAAACATTTGTGTATGATGATGAGAGGTGTCGAAAAACAAAACTCGGAACTATTCACTTCTAGTTTGCTTGGTGTTTTTAAAACAGATCCTACCACACGAAGCGAATTTTTAGATCTGATCCGAACTGGTTCCCACTAA
- a CDS encoding YbaB/EbfC family nucleoid-associated protein, which translates to MFDQMKQMREAFSQLGNIKEKQEELQKRLAQIRVTASAGAGMVEVTASADGTLTNLNINPIMFNADDKKMLEDLILSATNEVQRKAKETMAHEMKNVLGFNPSDFEGVFNQIQKDGGFPPV; encoded by the coding sequence ATTTTTGACCAAATGAAACAGATGCGAGAAGCGTTTTCGCAACTGGGAAACATCAAAGAAAAACAAGAAGAACTTCAGAAACGACTCGCGCAGATTCGAGTCACTGCTTCGGCTGGGGCAGGAATGGTGGAAGTAACGGCGTCAGCAGATGGAACTCTTACAAATTTAAATATCAATCCCATCATGTTTAATGCGGATGATAAAAAAATGTTAGAAGATTTGATTTTATCAGCAACTAACGAAGTACAACGAAAGGCAAAAGAGACCATGGCACACGAAATGAAAAATGTCTTAGGTTTTAATCCTAGTGATTTTGAGGGTGTCTTCAATCAAATCCAGAAGGATGGAGGGTTTCCTCCTGTCTGA
- a CDS encoding alginate export family protein: protein MFTRLLTICILFLLPLGFLYSQEEESQRTIMNFNGSFRVRATNVGRDVLLERKTPVTPITNLEKENAERLQSEQQTVQTDLERRQKGLPSQITPRKEDVSYYDSRFLYNMSFSANKYVEGIWGMQVGDIPFGGRGLRSTGPDGFDPGLVGPGSGGERGRTAAVNVQTNFLYLNFRIPESGLFIKVGQQLFSSAQGRVLFSTGTGVSILKNFQFLRLSLEGGILRARDQSFLDVDKNGFADKNYQSSNIYYNRLKFEYFRNIRNEVYAYFLDDNDKSDNETARLAWYGLHNEFNFQKFSFIVHGILNTGTVKKLKPINDSNDVTIYNTTQRHFVKGGMYDFQFTYRWNESLNFNLIALGTTGRPGYDANGQEANLKGNGYRTLAPGFSISNIATDFTGGYALFNGSSFSGLNEYGLYSNIIAFGPYQFTLGYYQLWATKSPEIKINREFSERNGYRTSTYMGMEYNFNIRYNVTSDFQIIFRSGYFVAGDALFVLLDSKYGRVLREAFIVFEHRF from the coding sequence ATGTTCACTCGTTTACTTACTATCTGTATTTTGTTTTTACTTCCATTGGGATTTTTATATTCACAAGAAGAAGAATCTCAAAGAACAATTATGAATTTTAATGGTTCGTTTCGTGTTCGAGCAACGAATGTGGGACGAGATGTTTTACTTGAACGTAAAACGCCTGTAACACCAATCACAAATTTAGAAAAGGAAAATGCAGAACGATTACAATCCGAACAACAAACAGTTCAAACTGATTTAGAGAGAAGGCAAAAAGGATTACCAAGTCAAATCACACCTCGTAAAGAAGATGTGAGTTATTACGATTCACGTTTCCTTTATAATATGAGCTTTTCCGCAAACAAATATGTGGAAGGGATTTGGGGGATGCAAGTAGGAGATATTCCTTTTGGAGGTAGAGGCTTAAGGTCAACAGGTCCAGATGGATTTGATCCTGGTTTAGTTGGTCCAGGTTCAGGTGGGGAACGTGGTCGAACTGCTGCTGTGAACGTACAAACTAACTTTTTATATTTAAATTTTAGAATTCCTGAATCAGGATTATTCATCAAAGTCGGACAACAATTATTTAGTTCCGCACAAGGTCGTGTTCTATTTTCTACAGGAACAGGCGTTAGTATTCTGAAAAATTTCCAATTTTTAAGGTTATCACTAGAAGGAGGTATCCTTAGAGCAAGAGACCAAAGTTTTTTAGATGTAGATAAAAATGGTTTTGCTGATAAAAATTATCAGAGTTCAAATATCTACTACAACCGTTTAAAATTCGAATACTTTAGGAATATCAGAAATGAAGTGTATGCATACTTTTTGGATGATAATGATAAATCAGATAATGAAACAGCAAGGCTTGCTTGGTATGGTTTACATAATGAATTTAATTTCCAAAAATTTTCATTCATTGTGCATGGTATTTTGAATACAGGAACTGTAAAAAAATTAAAACCCATCAACGATTCAAATGATGTAACCATTTATAACACAACCCAAAGACACTTTGTAAAAGGTGGTATGTATGATTTTCAATTTACATACCGATGGAATGAATCTTTAAATTTTAACCTTATCGCCTTAGGAACAACAGGACGACCAGGTTATGATGCGAATGGCCAAGAAGCAAATTTAAAAGGAAATGGTTATAGAACACTTGCACCAGGATTTTCCATCTCCAACATTGCAACGGACTTCACTGGAGGTTATGCTTTATTCAATGGATCTAGTTTTTCAGGATTGAATGAGTATGGTTTGTATTCTAATATCATCGCTTTTGGACCATATCAATTTACACTTGGTTATTACCAACTTTGGGCTACAAAATCACCTGAAATTAAAATTAACCGCGAGTTCAGTGAAAGGAATGGTTATCGCACTTCAACATACATGGGTATGGAATATAATTTCAATATTCGTTACAACGTGACTTCCGATTTTCAAATTATCTTTCGTTCGGGTTATTTTGTCGCAGGTGATGCTTTGTTTGTTTTATTAGATTCAAAATATGGGCGTGTGTTACGAGAGGCGTTTATTGTGTTTGAACACCGATTTTAA
- a CDS encoding (2Fe-2S)-binding protein: MIKCHCAEVFFETILNVVKETNRPILEVAREMGAADTCTACVPDMLAFIERELEGQLAGNTNH, translated from the coding sequence ATGATCAAGTGTCACTGTGCAGAAGTTTTCTTTGAAACCATCTTAAATGTTGTCAAAGAAACAAATCGCCCTATACTAGAAGTTGCCCGTGAGATGGGAGCGGCAGATACTTGTACGGCTTGTGTTCCGGATATGTTAGCCTTCATCGAACGAGAATTGGAAGGCCAACTTGCAGGAAATACAAATCATTGA